From Aquila chrysaetos chrysaetos chromosome 3, bAquChr1.4, whole genome shotgun sequence, the proteins below share one genomic window:
- the ADA gene encoding adenosine deaminase isoform X2, producing the protein MPAIAGDREAVRRIAYELVETKAKEGVIYVEVRYSPHLLANCHVDPIPWGQTEGDLTPDEVVNLVNQGLQDGERDFRIKARSILCCMRHMPSWSPEVVELCKKYRNNSVVAIDLAGDESLKVENSSEHKKAYEEAERCGIHRTVHAGEAGPPAMIKEAVYLLKAERIGHGYHVLEDPELYKELLRAKMHFEVCPWSSYLTGACLPDFGKHPVAQFRKDRANYSINTDDPLIFNSSIDKDYSIVKDYMGFTEEEFKRVNINAAQSSFLPEKEKQELLDTLYEAYGMVPSAS; encoded by the exons ATGCCTGCCATTGC GGGTGACCGTGAGGCGGTGAGGAGGATCGCCTACGAGCTCGTGGAAACGAAAGCAAAAGAAGGCGTCATCTACGTGGAGGTCCGGTACAGCCCTCACCTCCTGGCCAACTGCCATGTGGATCCCATCCCTTGGGGCCAAACCGA gGGAGACCTCACTCCAGATGAAGTCGTTAACCTCGTAAATCAGGGACTACAGGATGGAGAAAGGGATTTCCGCATCAAAGCCAGGTCTATTCTATGCTGCATGCGTCATATGCCAA GCTGGTCTCCGGAGGTGGTGGAGCTCTGCAAGAAGTATCGAAACAACTCTGTGGTGGCCATCGACCTGGCTGGGGATGAGTCCCTGAAGGTGGAGAATTCCTCCGAGCATAAGAAGGCTTACGAG GAAGCTGAGAGATGTGGGATTCATCGCACCGTCCATGCTGGGGAGGCTGGCCCGCCTGCCATGATCAAGGAG GCAGTTTATCTCCTGAAGGCTGAACGCATTGGCCATGGCTACCATGTCCTGGAGGACCCTGAGCTCTACAAGGAGCTGTTGAGAGCAAAGATGCATTTTGAG GTCTGCCCTTGGTCCAGTTACCTAACTGGAGCATGTCTTCCAGACTTCGGGAAACACCCTGTAGCACA GTTTAGGAAGGATCGTGCTAACTATTCTATAAACACGGATGACCCCCTCATCTTTAACTCCAGTATTGACAAGGATTACAGCATAGTGAAGGACTACATGGGCTTCACTGAAGAGGAGTTCAAGAGAGTG aACATCAACGCAGCTCAGTCCAGCTTCTTAcctgagaaggaaaagcaggagcTGCTTGACACGCTGTATGAAGCCTATGGGATGGTCCCCAGTGCATCGTGA
- the PKIG gene encoding cAMP-dependent protein kinase inhibitor gamma: MEVESSTYTDFISCDRAGRRNAVHDIQRDATTISMRKLTEDLGDLAVEGAESQRDATSSENDPGARPKGQENSPSP, from the exons ATGGAGGTAGAGTCCAGCACGTATACTGACTTTATTTCCTGCGATCGGGCTGGTCGGAGGAACGCTGTCCACGACATCCAACGGGACGCGACCACCATCAGCATGCGCAAGCTGACCGAGGACCTAGGTGACCTCGCCGTTGAAGGAGCAG AAAGCCAAAGAGACGCTACTTCTTCTGAGAATGACCCTGGAGCAAGACCAAAGGGGCAAGAAAACAGCCCCTCCCCATGA
- the ADA gene encoding adenosine deaminase isoform X1 encodes MERGLRVFGDPKVELHVHLDGAIRPETILHFGRKRGVPLPGSTVDDLLKHVSYKTPLTLTQFLEKFNHYMPAIAGDREAVRRIAYELVETKAKEGVIYVEVRYSPHLLANCHVDPIPWGQTEGDLTPDEVVNLVNQGLQDGERDFRIKARSILCCMRHMPSWSPEVVELCKKYRNNSVVAIDLAGDESLKVENSSEHKKAYEEAERCGIHRTVHAGEAGPPAMIKEAVYLLKAERIGHGYHVLEDPELYKELLRAKMHFEVCPWSSYLTGACLPDFGKHPVAQFRKDRANYSINTDDPLIFNSSIDKDYSIVKDYMGFTEEEFKRVNINAAQSSFLPEKEKQELLDTLYEAYGMVPSAS; translated from the exons GTAGAGCTTCACGTCCACCTGGATGGAGCAATTAGACCAGAAACAATCTTACACTTTGGCAG GAAaagaggggttcctctccctgGCAGCACTGTTGATGACCTCCTGAAGCACGTCAGCTACAAAACACCACTGACACTTACACAGTTTCTAGAAAAGTTTAATCACTACATGCCTGCCATTGC GGGTGACCGTGAGGCGGTGAGGAGGATCGCCTACGAGCTCGTGGAAACGAAAGCAAAAGAAGGCGTCATCTACGTGGAGGTCCGGTACAGCCCTCACCTCCTGGCCAACTGCCATGTGGATCCCATCCCTTGGGGCCAAACCGA gGGAGACCTCACTCCAGATGAAGTCGTTAACCTCGTAAATCAGGGACTACAGGATGGAGAAAGGGATTTCCGCATCAAAGCCAGGTCTATTCTATGCTGCATGCGTCATATGCCAA GCTGGTCTCCGGAGGTGGTGGAGCTCTGCAAGAAGTATCGAAACAACTCTGTGGTGGCCATCGACCTGGCTGGGGATGAGTCCCTGAAGGTGGAGAATTCCTCCGAGCATAAGAAGGCTTACGAG GAAGCTGAGAGATGTGGGATTCATCGCACCGTCCATGCTGGGGAGGCTGGCCCGCCTGCCATGATCAAGGAG GCAGTTTATCTCCTGAAGGCTGAACGCATTGGCCATGGCTACCATGTCCTGGAGGACCCTGAGCTCTACAAGGAGCTGTTGAGAGCAAAGATGCATTTTGAG GTCTGCCCTTGGTCCAGTTACCTAACTGGAGCATGTCTTCCAGACTTCGGGAAACACCCTGTAGCACA GTTTAGGAAGGATCGTGCTAACTATTCTATAAACACGGATGACCCCCTCATCTTTAACTCCAGTATTGACAAGGATTACAGCATAGTGAAGGACTACATGGGCTTCACTGAAGAGGAGTTCAAGAGAGTG aACATCAACGCAGCTCAGTCCAGCTTCTTAcctgagaaggaaaagcaggagcTGCTTGACACGCTGTATGAAGCCTATGGGATGGTCCCCAGTGCATCGTGA